The following coding sequences lie in one Oncorhynchus nerka isolate Pitt River linkage group LG14, Oner_Uvic_2.0, whole genome shotgun sequence genomic window:
- the LOC115142020 gene encoding gastrula zinc finger protein XlCGF57.1-like isoform X2, with protein sequence MKNKSVKKQHKIMRSKHRDPIKTECETQFDDVNCKREEPDISQAPSPNTKGVTSNSIQIKEEPADFEVQSHCLDSRALHKDSGTVITKTETDSVYISQGTVEVKAEYDSDSEIHKVVVKRETQVCFMKEENVGEVDTDEDTEDGRDTDSNRVSSPQFFPCTYCTISFTNHSFLEKHIKWNHQKEYLAMLRSSFSKSSGTETLPTHSCLHCSLMFQTPRLLSIHTLQIHPSATPRKPARPHRVSAKLYTCPQCARRFRYLGSLQNHCELSHKMAVISTNGHLSCADCGKSFKNCWGLGPHQCHEPEGTEPQDIKPVVCLEVGFHCSECGKILCSPQSLNIHMRIHTGEKPYACKECGKRFAESGSLRKHLLIHSGVKAFKCQECGKDFARMKGLRSHMTTHSGKKQYSCSHCDRQFGYKSSLTIHLRSHTGEKPFHCTECGKDFSIKRNLRLHLKIHNNEKGHQCGECGLKVIDIGALKTHMRSHTGERPYHCTVCSKQFIRLEHLKNHQRTHTGERPYVCSECSKSFAQSGDLTKHIRTHTGEKPYECSVCHGCYTSSGDLGKHMRIHNGSRPFPCQECDKSFRLVGHLKTHMRTHTGERPYSCPRCLRTFARTHHLSVHLAQCR encoded by the exons ATGAAGAACAAATCTGTGAAAAAGCAACACAAAATCATGAGGTCTAAACACCGAGACCCCATCAAAACAGAGTGTGAAACACAGTTCGATGATGTTAACTGCAAAAGAGAAGAACCAGACATTAGCCAAGCTCCCTCTCCCAACACTAAAGGGGTAACTTCCAACTCCATCCAAATTAAAGAGGAACCAGCAGACTTTGAAGTACAGAGTCATTGCTTGGATTCTAGAGCACTCCACAAGGATTCTGGAACCGTCATAACCAAGACTGAAACAGATTCCGTTTACATTAGCCAAGGAACAGTAGAGGTAAAAGCGGAGTATGATTCTGATTCTGAAATACATAAGGTGGTGGTTAAGAGAGAAACTCAAGTGTGTTTCATGAAGGAGGAGAATGTGGGTGAAGTTGACACAGATGAGGACACCGAAGACGGGAGGGATACTGACAGCAACAGAG tctcttctCCTCAGTTCTTTCCTTGCACATACTGCACCATCTCCTTCACCAACCATTCCTTCCTGGAGAAGCACATCAAGTGGAACCACCAGAAGGAGTATCTGGCCATGTTGAGAAGCAGTTTTTCAAAGAGCAGTGGAACAGAGACGCTCCCAACACACAGCTGCCTCCACTGTAGCCTCATGTTCCAAACCCCACGGCTGCTTAGCATCCACACCCTCCAGATCCACCCTTCTGCCACTCCCCGGAAACCTGCCCGTCCACACAGAGTTTCGGCAAAACTCTACACCTGCCCACAGTGTGCCCGCAGATTCAGATACCTGGGCAGTCTGCAAAACCACTGTGAGCTTTCACACAAAATGGCTGTGATCAGCACTAATGGACACCTCAGTTGTGCCgactgtgggaaaagcttcaAGAATTGTTGGGGACTGGGACCTCACCAGTGTCACGAACCAGAGGGCACTGAACCTCAGGACATTAAGCCTGTGGTCTGTCTTGAAGTCGGCTTCCATTGCTCAGAGTGTGGTAAGATCCTTTGTAGTCCACAGAGCCTGAACATTCACATGCGAATTCACACCGGAGAGAAGCCTTATGCCTGCAAGGAGTGTGGCAAAAGGTTTGCGGAGAGCGGCAGTTTACGCAAACACCTGCTGATACACTCTGGAGTCAAGGCATTCAAATGCCAGGAATGCGGGAAGGATTTTGCCCGTATGAAGGGTCTCAGGAGTCACATGACCACTCATTCTGGCAAAAAGCAGTACTCCTGCTCCCACTGTGACCGGCAGTTTGGATACAAGTCTAGTCTGACCATTCACCTACGCTCTCACACGGGGGAGAAACCCTTTCACTGCACAGAGTGTGGTAAAGACTTCTCTATCAAGAGAAACCTGAGGCTTCACCTAAAGATCCACAACAATGAGAAAGGCCACCAGTGTGGGGAGTGTGGCCTGAAGGTGATAGACATTGGGGCGTTGAAGACACACATGCGCTCACACACCGGCGAGAGGCCTTACCACTGCACAGTGTGCAGCAAGCAGTTCATTCGACTGGAACACCTGAAGAACCACCAACGCACTCACACAGGTGAGAGACCATACGTCTGTTCGGAGTGCAGCAAGAGCTTTGCTCAGTCTGGAGATCTCACAAAACACATACGCacccacactggagagaagccgtATGAATGTTCTGTCTGCCACGGCTGTTATACCTCTTCAGGGGATCTGGGCAAACATATGAGGATCCACAATGGCTCACGGCCCTTTCCCTGCCAGGAGTGTGACAAGAGCTTTCGCTTGGTCGGCCACCTTAAAACTCACATGAGGACCCACACTGGGGAGAGACCGTACTCCTGCCCCCGCTGCCTCCGGACCTTCGCTCGCACCCACCACCTCTCTGTTCACCTGGCTCAGTGTCGCTGA